TGAACCCTTTTGATAGCACAACCATTAGGTAGCCTCAAAAGCTCCATCCCCATTTTCAAAGCCTCTAAGTAGGGTTGAATGTCAATGTTCGCATCTCCCATTTTGTCATCCCCCGTGAACTTATCCCAGTCAAACACTGTCTGAACAATTTcataataaacaacaaacaaaacacaataatGTTATTATCCCGACAggaaacagaacagaacaagatAAGTACTTGTCTGAACCAAAGCTTGAATGTGGTTTACCAAGCGGATTGGGACATTGAGATCTTTGATTGCAACAGTCATTTCTTCGTTCCACACTGGATTGCAGTTTCGTTTCACCACACGTGTCTTCAATGTCTGAacattttgtttcattcttgttttagaaaaaaaaacagaggatttggaAGAAATAAAAGTGACGATCACCACCATATGAACAATTCAAGAAAACTAACAACGGTGATAACGATGTAAGGATCCCAagtgatttgttctttttttttacgaatATAATAAGGCGATTTGTTCTCTATAGATTTCAAGATTCCCCAggagaaagaaattaaaaaaaaaaaaaaaagaattgagagaaaaaaagaataaaagatggaACCTGATCGCCGACGGTGATAACGATGTAAGGATCGCTGCTACGGTGGTCGCGAATGGCGAGATTAATCCCTCGTTTGACGTGAATCGTGAGCAATCCAAGAGGCCTTTGATCCATCGATGGaattgagagagaagaaagacttTTATGACTTGGTCTCTTCTtggaaatgatgatgatgatgggtaaaaggaggaagaagacgaagactaatttaaaatgagagagagaaatgggATTGGTGCTTGNgttcttttttttttttttacgaatatAAGGCGATTTGTTCTCTATAGATTTCAAGATTCCccaggagaaagaagaaaaaaagaagaagaataaaagatggAACCTGATCGCCGACGGTGATAACGATGTAAGGATCGCTGCTACGGTGGTCGCGAATGGCGAGATTAATCCCTCGTTTGACGTGAATCGTGAGCAATCCAAGAGGCCTTTGATCCATCGATGGaattgagagagaagaaagacttTTATGACTTGGTCTCTTCTtggaaatgatgatgatgatgggtaaaaggaggaagaagacgaagactaatttaaaatgagagagagaaatgggATTGGTGCTTGTGATCTCGTCCCCAACTATTCAAcacgttctctctctctctctctctcccttgaGATTTTGCTCCcaaacacacaccaaaaaaaatatatatacaaaccgAGGAGGAAGAGACTTCTAACGGGCTTTCAGCGTCGACAAAACTAATCATAATGGACGGGCGGGTTAAAGAAAACCGTGGTAATGGGCTTAGGGACTTCATTAACGAcccattttaaatattttaggtttttgttgtgAAACTAGTTAAGGGaaaaatctcttgttcttattattgaatGTCGaatagaggttacatatatagtaaatacaAAGGCCAAAGCCCAATCCAACATAAGACATAAGCTAATGGATTAATGGGTCTAAAGGTCATGACACATGGTATGGACCGTACATGGGCCGTATGGCCATGTCCTAATGGACTATGAACGGGCCGGTCTATGGAGTCCACtgagtgttttacaacactcccccttggacgagatgaccgtgcctatgttggatgggatcgctgcaatgtgcttaggggatgctgcctcattaaaaccttaccaggaaaacccagtgggacaaaaccttggtgaaagaaaaagagtacagcacacattgctccccctgatccaaacatcactccaagtccttaagcctccgcattccaatcttgTGCGTGAGTTTCTTGAACGTTGTTGTCGgcaatgctttggtgaagagatcggctgagttgtcgcatgactgtacttgtaccacttgaacttctccggccttttgtagttcatgtgtgaagaagaactttggcagtatgtgcttcgtccgatctcccttgatgtatccttccttgagctgtgcgatgcaggccgtattgtcttcatagagTACAGTCGCTTCCTTGTTGTCGTCCAAGCCACTATCCGTCCGAATATGCTGGGTcatggaccgcaaccaaacacactcacggctggcttcatggatggctaggatctccgcgtgatttgacgatgtggccacaagagtctgcttcattgaacgccaagagatcgtcgtaccaccgtgcgtaaacacataaactgtttgtgacttaccgttgtgtggatcggatagataacctgcatcagcaaaaccaactaaaccttctttgttatggttagtataaaataaaccaaaatctaccGTCCCTCGCAGGTACCGCAGGACGTGtttaataccattccagtgccgtATANNNNNNNNNNNNNNNNNNNNNNNNNNNNNNNNNNNNNNNNNNNNNNNNNNNNNNNNNNNNNNNNNNNNNNNNNNNNNNNNNNNNNNNNNNNNNNNNNNNNNNNNNNNNNNNNNNNNNNNNNNNNNNNNNNNNNNNNNNNNNNNNNNNNNNNNNNNNNNNNNNNNNNNNNNNNNNNNNNNNNNNNNNNNNNNNNNNNNNNNNNNNNNNNNNNNNNNNNNNNNNNNNNNNNNNNNNNNNNNNNNNNNNNNNNNNNNNNNNNNNNNNNNNNNNNNNNNNNNNNNNNNNNNNNNNNNNNNNNNNNNNNNNNNNNGTCTTTGACGATACTGCAATCCGTCCTGATATGTTGAGCCTTCAATCTCAACCATACATACTTAAACTTTCTTTGCTATAACCTGCATCAGCTAAAACCAActaaaaccttctttgttatagttagtaatatataaacccaaaaattaaatgTTCCTCCGTAGGTAACATACTTAATTTCACTCTAGTGCCTTTGGGTTAGTCAAAAACTAATTCTTGcaaggaggttcacggcaaaacttatgtttggtctagtgtggctagccaagacaTTAActctcctatagcactgagctATGGCATTTTAGGACTGAGAACTTCCTcattgtccttctttggacaaatggatctttatccaaatcaatgctcctaacaaccattgggctagtcaatgggtgagcttagTCCTTATTAAAACTCTTGAGTACCTTTCTATATATGCCATCTAGTGCACAAGGATACCATTGTttctgtactcaagctgcaatctcaaacagaattttgtcttgcctaggtctttcatctcaaattctttcttgaggtattctacagtttgggcgatttcccctgAAGTACcgaggatgtttaaatcatccacgtagactgctattatcacaaatcctttgtttgcaaacttctttatgaatatacatggactgattgggtcattcttatagcctttctTAGCTAAATAATCACTTAGtcggttataccacattcgaccactttgtttcagtccataaagcgatttgtctagccttatgcagtattggtcTCGAGAACCACTTTTACCTTTAtgttctataccctctggtaatctcatataaatctcattatccagtggaccatataaataggcggttacaacatccattaaccgtaaatccaaattttctcttatggccagacttattagatatctaaaagtcgttgcatccatcacaggggagtatgtctcctcataatctatgccgggtctttgagagaatccttgtgctacaagccgtgctttgtatctcactatctcatttttctcatttctctttcttacaaagacccacttgtgtccaactggtttaatggTAGGTGtcgtccttaagatcggaccaaacacacttctcttctttaaagagtttaactccacatcaatggcttctttccatttaagccaatctttactttgagtgcactctaatatggatgtgggttctagatcctcatttatctcaagtgctaccttgtttataaatatttcatcaatgtcgacattttTCCGGTTCCATTTTATTCCAGACATTATGTAATTGATTGATACTTCATTGTTATCAATTCCTTCAGgttcttgaggttcagcgtcctgaactTCACCTGGTACATTAATTATTTCCGCGGCCATGTCTGGTTTTTCGATAATTCCctgaacctcggtctgttttgcacctttagactttcgaggatttttatctttggaacctaacggtctacctcgtttcaaacgtggtttagactctgtagcaacttgtttattgtgttccttctgaacatcaatacgtactggtgcattgcaagctggtatgtacgattttgttactctctttgggtcagcaaaggaatctggcaattgattagctagctgttgtaaatgtataatcttttgaacctctgcatcacatgctagagttcgaggatcttgccaatttaaggatgtttgattccatgttaattccttGACCAGCTTGCTGGTCTCACCACCTAAcatagggaattcggactcaacGAATTGACAGTCTGCGTATAAGGCCTTAAATAGATCTCCTGTcaatggctcaagatactttataatggtgggagactcatatccaacatatattcccatcctcctttgaggtcccatcttagttctctgtggtggagcaacaggtgtataaacggcacaaccaaatgttttgagatgggataagtctggctcttgacccgatAATAGTTGGAATGGTGAATAtatgtgttcactagatggcctgatgcgtatgagttATGCTGCATGTAAGaccgcgtgtccccaagccgacacaggaagcttcgatctcattaacaatggtcgagctattaattgtatacgtttaatgaaggattcagctaatccgttttgtgtatggacatgtgccacaggatgttccacactcacccccatggacatacagtaatcattaaacgcttgggatgtaaattcaccagcattatctagacgtatagtcttaagtggaaagtctggaaagtgtgctcttaatcttatgatttgagccaacagcctagcaaatgctaggttccttgtggataacaagcaaacgtgagaccatctggttgatgcatcgatcataaccatgaaatatctaaacgacccacatggtgggtgtattggtccacatatatcaccttgtatcctttccagaaaatgtaaagtctcttttgtgacttttactggtgatggtcttgtgataagtttcccttgtgcacatgctacacaagtgAGTTTTTTAGGgaaaacctttttctctttaagattGTGCCCATTCGAACTCTTAGTCactttacgcatcatgttcgaacccgggtggcctaaccggtcatgccatagagtgaattgttcagtgaacattttgtgctttgccaagttagcttctatcatgtttatcctagcatggtataaaccagttgctagtgcaggtatagtctctaggaccatCTTTTGGccatttacattttctgtaatgtataggaattctttagttccttcacccttggtttcaacatgataaccatttaatcttatatctttaaagctcaataagtttctcttagagctgggtgagtataaggcatcacttagttcaatatgTGTGCCGTTAGCCAACAAAacgtgagcctggccgtagccttcaatcAAATtggctatacccgcaattgtactaacatttgcacttttcattataagatttatgaaatatcttttgtctcttagtatagtgtggctggatccactgtccaccactagttcactcatGTCCTTGGTCATTTTTATAAATAggacataattttgtattttaataagacaattataaaataaaaaccattgcatttaaatcaaaataattatccaatacaataaaagaaaataaagcataaaagcattgaaattaaaccaaaataaaacgaaaatcaATCATCAATGTGAAGACAATCGGAAGTCTCTAGCAAGTCgtcattctcatgatcgaagtctccttcatcGTCGATGTACGCATAGTTGGCTTCCGGATTTTTCTTTAGAActtcttgatatgcatcaatgaggtGTTTGGGAGTTCTGCAAGTCTTGGaccagtggtttgacataccacatctGTGGCAGACCGATTTGGCCTTGGTGTGTGGTTTAAAGGGCACACGGCCCCTACCACCACGTCTGCGGCCTCCTTGGCTAGCCTGGCCGCCACGGCCACCACggccaccacgtcctctgccaccatgTCCTTggccgtagtgtctttctctgtggacgtagttggtctcatGGGGCTCTTTTGGCTCCTTAGACTCTACTACagttttctttcccaaatcaaccttatttgcttccggtaatggggctgtaccaggaggtctcatagcactgtTCATCAGCAACAACTCATcattctgctcagctagcagtaaacATTCAATGAGTGCCCCATAGTCAGCAAAATCTTGATGCCGGTACTGTTGCTGAAGAACTCTATTGTTAGGGCTGAAGGTAGACAAGGTCTTTTCTATCAGCTCCCTTTCAGTCACCTCTTTTCCACAtaacctaaggagtgagacaatcctaaaaagctcagagttatactcctccacggatttgtaatcctggatccttaggttcttccaatcaaactcggcctttggaaggagcaccgtcttttggtgcccgTAACGGCGTTTAAGCTGTGTCCAAAGGGCGAGTGGATTGTCTATGAAGAGGTACTGGCTTTTGAGACTCTCCGCAATATGATGGTGCATATGCTGGAGGCACTTATTCTTTCTCTTGTCAGTGCTCTCAACTTCCTCATCAATGCAACCGGCTAGGCCGTTTGACCTTAGGTGGATTTCGGTGTCTTTCACCCATTCCAAGTAGTTCTTTCCAGAAGCTTG
The Camelina sativa cultivar DH55 chromosome 6, Cs, whole genome shotgun sequence genome window above contains:
- the LOC104789915 gene encoding protein C2-DOMAIN ABA-RELATED 10-like, with product MDQRPLGLLTIHVKRGINLAIRDHRSSDPYIVITVGDQTLKTRVVKRNCNPVWNEEMTVAIKDLNVPIRLTVFDWDKFTGDDKMGDANIDIQPYLEALKMGMELLRLPNGCAIKRVQPSRHNCLSDESSIVWNNGKITQDMILRLNNVECGELEIMLEWHEGAGCRGITSASKEGSSYTT